From a region of the Erinaceus europaeus chromosome 14, mEriEur2.1, whole genome shotgun sequence genome:
- the CGGBP1 gene encoding CGG triplet repeat-binding protein 1, giving the protein MERFVVTAPPARNRSKTALYVTPLDRVTEFGGELHEDGGKLFCTSCNVVLNHVRKSAISDHLKSKTHTKRKAEFEEQNVRKKQRPLTASLQCNSTAQTEKVSVIQDFVKMCLEANIPLEKADHPAVRAFLSRHVKNGGSIPKSDQLRRAYLPDGYENENQLLNSQDC; this is encoded by the coding sequence ATGGAGCGATTTGTAGTGACAGCGCCACCTGCTCGCAACCGGTCTAAGACTGCTTTGTATGTGACTCCCCTGGACCGAGTCACTGAATTTGGAGGTGAGTTGCATGAAGATGGAGGAAAACTCTTCTGCACTTCTTGCAACGTGGTTCTGAATCATGTTCGCAAGTCTGCCATCAGTGACCACCTCAAGTCAAAGACTCATACCAAGAGGAAGGCAGAATTTGAAGAGCAGAAtgtgagaaagaagcagaggccCCTAACTGCATCCCTGCAGTGCAACAGTACTGCACAAACAGAGAAAGTCAGTGTTATCCAGGACTTTGTGAAAATGTGTCTGGAAGCCAACATCCCACTTGAGAAGGCTGACCATCCAGCTGTCCGCGCTTTCCTGTCTCGACACGTGAAGAACGGAGGCTCCATACCCAAGTCAGACCAGCTGAGGAGAGCGTATCTGCCTGATGGGTATGAAAATGAGAATCAGCTCCTCAACTCACAAGATTGTTGA